CAGTTCGTGGCAGTTGACGACAAGTAACGATAAATGATGACAAGGCAGGCTAAAGTTCGACTCTAGTGACGTTAAACCAGGCATTGGCGAGGGCGGCAAACTCAGCTTGGGAGAGTTGCTCGCCCCGCCGCTTGCCATCTATACCGGTGCTGTTTAATATATCGTCAACCAGGGTTTTAGTTAGCCCGGCGGCTTTGAGCGCGTTGCTCAGGGTTTTTCGCCGCTGGGCAAAGGCCGCTTTGACTACCCGGAAAAAATATTTTTCATCAAACAGCTGTACCGGCGGCTCCTGCCGCACAGTGCAGCGGATGACCGCAGACTCAACCGCCGGCGGCGGAATAAAGGACGCCGGCGGCACCACAACCATAATCTCCGGCACAGTATAATATTGTACGGCCACAGATAGCGCGCCGTAATCTTTTCCGCCGGGTTGAGCCACCATTCTCTCGGCCACCTCTTTTTGCACCATGGTTACAAGTAATTCGATGGGCAGCCTGTCTTCCAAAAGTTTCATAATAATAGGTGTCGTAATA
This window of the Methylomusa anaerophila genome carries:
- the rsmA gene encoding 16S rRNA (adenine(1518)-N(6)/adenine(1519)-N(6))-dimethyltransferase RsmA encodes the protein MLKPRIAQKDVTLHILKTFGIHMSKKLGQNFLIDGSVVAGIVSAAKVSPGDAVLEIGPGIGTLTQGLAEAGADVTAVELDRRLLTVLAKTLAGYENVKILQGDILKIDISREIIGGNYKNYKVVANLPYYITTPIIMKLLEDRLPIELLVTMVQKEVAERMVAQPGGKDYGALSVAVQYYTVPEIMVVVPPASFIPPPAVESAVIRCTVRQEPPVQLFDEKYFFRVVKAAFAQRRKTLSNALKAAGLTKTLVDDILNSTGIDGKRRGEQLSQAEFAALANAWFNVTRVEL